A section of the Pseudomonas prosekii genome encodes:
- a CDS encoding TonB-dependent receptor plug domain-containing protein, with protein sequence MFFGPPAPRSSLLLALIFSPVLLADDLFLDSEALPQVLTATRLKQSPAAVPGSMTVIDSQLIDASGARDISELLRLVPGMMVGNINGNQPAVNYHGTNASEARRMQVLIDGRSVYRAGLATVDWSDIPVAMEDIERIEVFRGPNTVSYGANALMAVVNIITRNPADSHGTRLKITRGQRGINDFYASQGTGWDGGDLRLSLSGQQDDGFDSDRNGADYRDSRRLDRFNLAVSQALNDNQSIDVQLNAKDGANQRPYTYRPVFSGITAAGNNSDVIAKDYAGSLRWNLDINPDHSLYVQGSAQHWDRQQTWRACDAEVSFSPQLSELWQINPNYTERLARNMLMFTGPGAPAGTATEQALANQVLDQWKNGARRTLCGDIDQSTRESRYDLELQDTLSLSDSLRLVSGMNYRYDRADSETYFNGTLDDTTWRTFGQLEWRASEHWLLQGGAMFEDTQLTGSSLTPRVAVNYLINPRHGVRAVYSEAIRSPNMFENNVNWSYQVTNLQPSAYGQSSARYFVKTRGPGDLDKERMRSRELGYNGFFAELGLAIDVKLFYDEITGMISEPLRNNQYIASNANTSQFSGAETQLDWRLGSADRVRLTYAYVDAKASNPLDQQQTARNSGSAGWLRDWGHGWNSALFYYGDDALNGYRFERVDARLAKRIGLGKANLELAGVLQQRLDNQPTTFADNHYDERRVLYFSAELAF encoded by the coding sequence GTGTTTTTCGGTCCTCCTGCACCTCGCTCGTCATTGCTGCTGGCGCTGATCTTCAGCCCGGTTTTGCTCGCCGACGACCTGTTTCTCGACAGCGAAGCGCTGCCGCAAGTGCTCACCGCCACGCGGCTCAAGCAGTCGCCAGCGGCCGTGCCGGGAAGCATGACGGTGATCGACAGCCAACTGATCGACGCCAGCGGTGCCCGCGACATCAGCGAGTTGCTGCGGCTGGTGCCGGGGATGATGGTCGGCAACATCAACGGCAATCAGCCGGCGGTGAATTACCACGGCACCAACGCCAGCGAAGCGCGGCGCATGCAGGTGTTGATCGATGGCCGCTCGGTGTACCGCGCGGGCCTGGCGACGGTGGACTGGAGCGATATTCCGGTGGCCATGGAAGACATCGAGCGCATCGAAGTGTTTCGCGGCCCGAACACCGTCAGCTACGGCGCCAATGCGCTGATGGCGGTGGTCAACATCATCACGCGCAACCCGGCGGACAGCCACGGCACGCGCCTGAAAATCACCCGAGGCCAGCGCGGCATCAATGATTTCTACGCCAGCCAGGGCACCGGCTGGGACGGCGGCGATTTGCGCCTGTCGCTTTCCGGCCAGCAGGACGACGGCTTTGACAGCGACCGCAATGGCGCCGACTACCGCGACAGTCGACGCCTCGACCGCTTCAATCTTGCAGTCAGCCAGGCGCTCAACGACAACCAGAGCATCGACGTGCAGTTGAATGCCAAGGACGGCGCCAACCAGCGGCCTTATACCTACCGGCCAGTGTTCTCGGGGATTACCGCTGCGGGTAACAATTCCGACGTGATTGCCAAGGATTACGCCGGCTCGCTGCGCTGGAACCTCGACATCAATCCTGATCACAGCCTGTACGTTCAGGGCTCGGCGCAACATTGGGACCGCCAGCAGACCTGGCGCGCCTGTGATGCCGAAGTGTCGTTCAGCCCGCAACTGAGCGAGCTGTGGCAGATCAATCCGAACTACACCGAACGTCTCGCGCGCAACATGTTGATGTTCACCGGCCCCGGCGCACCGGCCGGCACCGCCACTGAGCAAGCGCTGGCCAATCAAGTGCTCGACCAATGGAAAAACGGCGCCCGCCGAACCCTCTGCGGCGACATCGACCAGAGCACCCGCGAGTCGCGCTACGACCTCGAATTGCAGGACACCTTGAGCCTGTCCGATAGTCTGCGACTGGTCAGCGGCATGAACTATCGTTACGACCGGGCAGATTCCGAGACCTACTTCAATGGCACGCTCGACGACACCACGTGGCGCACGTTCGGCCAACTCGAGTGGCGCGCCAGCGAACACTGGCTGCTGCAGGGCGGCGCGATGTTTGAAGACACGCAATTGACCGGCAGCTCGCTGACCCCGCGGGTTGCGGTGAACTACCTGATCAACCCGCGCCACGGCGTGCGCGCGGTGTATTCGGAAGCGATCCGCTCGCCGAACATGTTCGAGAACAACGTGAACTGGAGCTATCAGGTGACCAACCTGCAGCCCAGCGCCTACGGCCAGTCCAGCGCTCGTTATTTCGTCAAGACCCGCGGCCCCGGCGACCTCGACAAGGAACGCATGCGCTCGCGGGAGCTGGGCTACAACGGCTTCTTCGCCGAGCTCGGGCTGGCAATCGATGTGAAGCTGTTCTACGACGAAATCACCGGGATGATCAGCGAGCCGTTGCGCAACAACCAATACATCGCCAGCAACGCCAACACCTCGCAATTCTCCGGCGCCGAAACGCAACTCGACTGGCGCCTCGGCAGTGCCGATCGCGTGCGCCTGACCTACGCCTACGTCGATGCCAAGGCGAGCAACCCGCTGGACCAGCAGCAAACTGCGCGCAACAGCGGTTCGGCAGGTTGGTTGCGCGATTGGGGCCACGGCTGGAACAGCGCGCTCTTCTACTATGGTGACGACGCGCTGAACGGCTACCGTTTCGAACGGGTCGACGCGCGCCTGGCCAAACGTATTGGTCTGGGCAAGGCCAATCTGGAGCTGGCCGGCGTGCTGCAACAGCGCCTCGACAATCAGCCGACTACCTTCGCCGACAACCATTACGACGAGCGCCGAGTGCTTTATTTCAGCGCGGAGCTGGCGTTCTAA
- a CDS encoding NAD(P)H-dependent glycerol-3-phosphate dehydrogenase, with protein MTEQRPIAVLGGGSFGTAVANLLAENGHQVLQWMRDPEQAEAIRVNRENPRYLKGIKILPGVEAVTDLQATLQACDLCFVALPSSALRAVLVPHAERLSGKLLVSLTKGIEAQTFKLMSEILEEIAPQARIGVLSGPNLAREIAEHALTATVVASEDEELCQRVQEALHGRTFRVYASADRFGVELGGALKNVYAIIAGMAVALGMGENTKSMLITRALAEMTRFAVNQGANPMTFLGLAGVGDLIVTCSSPKSRNYQVGFALGQGLSLEDAVTRLGEVAEGVNTLKVLKAKSQEAGVYMPLVAGLHAILFEGRTLDQVIGLLMRGEPKTDVDFISTSGFN; from the coding sequence ATGACTGAACAGCGCCCGATTGCGGTCCTGGGAGGCGGAAGTTTTGGTACCGCCGTGGCTAATTTACTGGCCGAGAATGGCCATCAGGTTTTGCAGTGGATGCGTGATCCCGAGCAAGCCGAGGCCATTCGGGTCAATCGCGAGAACCCGCGTTACCTCAAAGGCATCAAGATTCTACCCGGCGTCGAAGCTGTCACCGACTTGCAAGCTACGTTGCAGGCGTGTGATTTGTGCTTCGTCGCGCTGCCGTCCAGCGCGTTGCGCGCCGTGCTGGTGCCGCACGCCGAACGCTTGAGCGGCAAATTGCTGGTGAGCCTGACCAAAGGCATCGAAGCCCAGACCTTCAAATTGATGAGCGAGATCCTCGAAGAGATCGCGCCGCAAGCACGCATCGGTGTGTTGTCCGGGCCGAACCTGGCCCGTGAAATCGCCGAGCACGCGTTGACCGCCACGGTGGTCGCCAGCGAAGACGAAGAGTTGTGCCAGCGCGTTCAGGAAGCGCTGCACGGGCGCACTTTTCGCGTGTACGCCAGCGCCGATCGTTTTGGCGTGGAGCTGGGCGGCGCGCTGAAAAACGTCTACGCGATCATTGCCGGCATGGCGGTGGCGCTGGGCATGGGCGAAAACACCAAGAGCATGCTGATCACCCGCGCACTGGCGGAAATGACCCGTTTCGCGGTGAATCAGGGCGCCAACCCGATGACCTTCCTGGGTCTGGCCGGAGTCGGCGATTTGATCGTCACCTGCTCGTCGCCGAAAAGCCGCAACTATCAGGTCGGCTTTGCCCTCGGCCAGGGCTTGAGCCTGGAAGATGCAGTGACGCGCCTCGGCGAAGTGGCCGAAGGGGTCAACACGCTGAAAGTGCTCAAAGCCAAATCGCAGGAAGCGGGGGTCTATATGCCGCTGGTCGCCGGGCTGCACGCCATCCTGTTCGAAGGTCGCACGCTTGATCAGGTGATCGGTCTACTGATGCGGGGCGAGCCGAAAACCGACGTCGACTTCATTTCCACCAGCGGTTTCAACTGA
- the sixA gene encoding phosphohistidine phosphatase SixA: protein MKIWVLRHGEAEPHGSRPDSERALTDHGREEVLRTAAELIGHPISAIYASPYLRAQQTAELVRDALGFLPEIRTVEWLTPDNRPQAVAEQLVSVDNALLVSHNPLVGNLLGFLQHGHVQDPEAVKTAGLAELEGDLPLAGAMKLKALKHP from the coding sequence ATGAAAATCTGGGTATTGCGCCACGGTGAAGCCGAGCCACACGGCTCACGTCCGGACTCCGAGCGCGCCTTGACCGATCACGGTCGCGAAGAAGTGCTGCGTACCGCCGCCGAGTTGATCGGCCATCCGATCAGCGCCATTTATGCCAGCCCTTATTTGCGCGCGCAGCAGACCGCCGAGCTGGTGCGCGATGCGTTGGGTTTCCTGCCGGAGATTCGCACCGTTGAATGGCTGACCCCGGACAACCGCCCGCAAGCGGTGGCCGAGCAGTTGGTGTCGGTGGATAACGCCTTGCTGGTCAGCCATAACCCGCTGGTCGGCAACTTGCTCGGGTTCCTCCAGCACGGCCACGTGCAAGACCCGGAAGCGGTGAAAACCGCAGGCCTGGCTGAACTCGAAGGCGACCTGCCACTGGCCGGCGCGATGAAACTCAAAGCGCTGAAACATCCCTGA
- a CDS encoding DUF4389 domain-containing protein, whose protein sequence is MNDPKTEAKYESILLRVLWMIVYLLVWQVAQFILGAVVLVQLIYRLIYSAPSGSLMNFGDSLSQFLAQIGRFGTFHTDQKPWPFADWPTPRAPEGEAPHAVAPAPHPARDEEPKL, encoded by the coding sequence ATGAACGATCCGAAAACCGAAGCCAAGTACGAATCCATCCTCCTGCGGGTGTTGTGGATGATCGTCTACTTGCTGGTCTGGCAAGTGGCGCAATTTATCCTCGGCGCCGTGGTGCTGGTGCAACTGATCTACCGTTTGATCTACAGCGCGCCGAGCGGCAGCCTGATGAATTTTGGCGACAGCCTCAGCCAGTTCCTCGCGCAGATCGGTCGTTTCGGCACCTTCCACACTGATCAGAAACCCTGGCCGTTCGCCGATTGGCCAACCCCGCGCGCACCCGAAGGTGAAGCGCCGCACGCGGTCGCGCCTGCGCCACATCCGGCGCGTGATGAGGAGCCGAAGCTATGA
- a CDS encoding ABC transporter substrate-binding protein → MRVQSRKTPTFGQLLGVLCVVVSGLFASLSASAVEILLTGAEDSPGVQSFVQALRTLRPSDNVRFQALDSLPAPGNLPSGTRLILLDPPSLDWRLQESQGPATLVLRISRLQARQRLSNLQPSHLSLLWSDPPLERQLRLTRMILPQARRVGVLYDRHSEFLLKELRHAALPLGLEIVAERWDDTSDSRPLQDLLKNSDVLLGLDDPDLYNPKTAKNLLLSSYARQMALIGPNAAFVKAGSLASTYSDQNDWLAILDDLLDRPTASWPRTLYPRHFKVLSNAQVARSLGIEQMNEASVATQLAEGERHP, encoded by the coding sequence ATGCGGGTTCAGTCACGGAAGACGCCAACCTTTGGCCAACTGCTCGGCGTGCTGTGCGTGGTCGTCAGTGGTTTGTTTGCCAGTCTGTCGGCGAGTGCCGTGGAAATTCTGCTGACCGGCGCTGAGGACAGCCCCGGCGTGCAATCTTTCGTTCAGGCCCTGAGAACGTTGCGCCCCAGCGACAACGTGCGTTTTCAAGCACTGGACAGCCTGCCGGCGCCGGGCAACTTGCCCAGCGGCACACGCTTGATTCTGCTCGACCCGCCGAGCCTCGACTGGCGTCTGCAGGAAAGTCAGGGCCCGGCCACGCTGGTGCTGCGCATCAGCCGCCTGCAAGCGCGGCAACGCTTGAGCAATCTGCAGCCCAGTCATTTGAGTCTGTTATGGAGCGATCCGCCGCTGGAGCGGCAATTGCGCCTGACCCGGATGATCCTGCCGCAAGCGCGCCGCGTCGGCGTTTTGTATGACCGCCACAGCGAATTCCTCCTCAAGGAATTGCGCCACGCCGCCCTGCCGCTGGGCCTGGAGATCGTCGCCGAACGCTGGGACGACACCAGCGACAGCCGCCCTTTGCAGGACCTGCTGAAAAACAGCGACGTATTGCTCGGCCTCGACGACCCCGATTTGTACAACCCGAAAACCGCGAAAAACCTGCTGCTCAGCAGCTACGCGCGGCAAATGGCGCTGATCGGGCCCAACGCCGCTTTCGTCAAGGCCGGCAGCCTTGCCAGCACCTACAGCGACCAGAATGACTGGCTGGCGATTCTCGACGATTTGCTCGACCGCCCGACCGCCAGTTGGCCACGCACGCTCTACCCACGGCACTTCAAAGTGTTAAGCAATGCGCAAGTGGCTCGTTCATTAGGTATTGAACAGATGAATGAAGCGTCTGTCGCAACACAGTTGGCCGAAGGAGAACGCCACCCATGA
- the fabA gene encoding 3-hydroxyacyl-[acyl-carrier-protein] dehydratase FabA has product MTKQNAFTREDLLRCSRGELFGPGNAQLPAPNMLMVDRITHISEEGGKYGKGELVAELDITPDLWFFACHFEGDPVMPGCLGLDAMWQLVGFFLGWQGLPGRGRALGSGEVKFFGQVLPTAKKVTYNIQIKRVLKGKLNLAIADGSVSVDGREIYTAEGLRVGVFTSTENF; this is encoded by the coding sequence ATGACCAAACAAAACGCCTTTACTCGGGAAGACCTGCTGCGCTGCAGTCGCGGTGAGCTGTTCGGCCCAGGTAACGCGCAACTGCCCGCGCCGAACATGCTGATGGTGGATCGCATCACCCATATCAGCGAAGAAGGTGGCAAGTACGGCAAAGGTGAATTGGTCGCCGAGCTGGATATCACTCCAGACCTGTGGTTTTTCGCCTGTCACTTCGAAGGTGATCCGGTGATGCCGGGCTGCCTGGGCCTCGACGCCATGTGGCAACTGGTCGGTTTCTTCCTCGGCTGGCAAGGTCTGCCGGGCCGCGGTCGGGCCCTCGGTTCGGGCGAAGTGAAGTTCTTTGGTCAGGTCCTGCCGACCGCCAAGAAAGTTACGTATAACATTCAGATCAAGCGCGTCCTCAAAGGCAAGCTGAACCTCGCAATCGCCGACGGTTCGGTCAGTGTCGATGGCCGCGAAATCTACACCGCCGAAGGCCTCCGGGTCGGCGTGTTTACCTCCACTGAAAACTTCTAA
- a CDS encoding hotdog fold thioesterase: MSLWRTAPDIEQLNTFQKNTIGEVLDIRFDAFDDESLTASMVVDHRTHQPFGLLHGGASVVLAETVGSMASYLCIDASKFYCVGLEVNANHLRGLRSGRVTAVAKAIHIGRTTHVWDIRLSSDEGKASCVSRLTMAVVPLGENPPAR, translated from the coding sequence ATGAGTCTCTGGCGTACTGCTCCCGACATTGAACAACTGAACACATTCCAGAAAAACACCATCGGCGAAGTGCTGGATATCCGCTTCGACGCCTTCGACGACGAATCCCTGACCGCCAGCATGGTCGTCGACCATCGCACCCATCAGCCGTTCGGCCTGCTGCACGGCGGCGCCTCGGTGGTGCTGGCCGAAACCGTCGGGTCGATGGCCAGTTACCTGTGCATCGATGCCAGCAAATTCTATTGCGTGGGCCTTGAAGTCAACGCCAACCATCTGCGCGGTTTGCGCAGCGGCCGGGTGACGGCGGTGGCCAAAGCCATTCACATCGGCCGCACCACGCACGTCTGGGACATCCGCTTGAGCAGCGACGAAGGCAAAGCCAGTTGCGTGTCGCGCCTGACCATGGCGGTTGTGCCGTTGGGTGAGAATCCTCCGGCGCGTTGA
- a CDS encoding alpha/beta fold hydrolase: protein MPQQIFFAHANGFPSGTYGKLFAALAPEYQVTHLEQHAHDPRFPADDNWHNLVDELIHHLNQQPEPVWGVGHSFGGVLHLHAALRCPELYRGVVMLDSPVLTRADQWVIRAAKRFGFIDKLTPAGRTLGRREEFADIESARSYFAGKTLFRGFDPECFDAYLQHGLHKVGDKLRLRFDPATEISIYRGVPHTSPGRARQLKVPLAVVRGHKSRVVMRHHASSVGRMPFGESLSMPGGHMFPLERPQDTATLLKNLFSRWEGRRQQDCA from the coding sequence ATGCCGCAGCAGATCTTTTTCGCCCACGCCAATGGCTTCCCGTCGGGGACCTACGGCAAGTTGTTCGCGGCGTTGGCGCCGGAGTACCAGGTGACGCATCTGGAGCAGCACGCCCACGACCCGCGTTTCCCGGCGGACGACAACTGGCACAACCTGGTGGACGAGTTGATCCATCACCTCAACCAACAGCCTGAGCCGGTCTGGGGTGTCGGTCATTCCTTCGGTGGCGTCCTGCATTTGCACGCCGCGCTGCGGTGCCCCGAACTGTATCGCGGTGTGGTCATGCTCGATTCGCCGGTGCTGACCCGCGCCGATCAATGGGTAATCCGCGCGGCCAAGCGGTTTGGCTTCATCGATAAGTTGACCCCCGCCGGGCGTACTTTGGGCCGTCGCGAAGAATTCGCGGACATCGAAAGCGCGCGCAGCTACTTCGCCGGCAAAACCCTGTTTCGCGGCTTCGACCCGGAATGCTTCGACGCCTACCTGCAGCACGGTTTGCACAAGGTGGGCGACAAGCTGCGACTGCGCTTCGACCCGGCCACCGAAATCAGCATTTACCGTGGCGTGCCGCACACCAGCCCCGGCCGCGCCCGGCAATTGAAAGTGCCATTGGCGGTGGTGCGCGGGCATAAAAGCCGCGTAGTCATGCGCCATCACGCCAGCTCCGTCGGGCGCATGCCGTTCGGCGAATCCCTGAGCATGCCCGGCGGCCACATGTTTCCCCTCGAACGCCCGCAAGACACCGCTACGCTGCTGAAAAACCTGTTCAGCCGCTGGGAAGGCCGCCGCCAGCAGGATTGCGCATGA
- a CDS encoding AMP-binding protein produces MSAAFRLPLDVFYEREARHPEQRFLVQPSGGGRVETLTWGDVGHQARCAAHWLRARELPPGSHIALISKNCAHWIVADLAIWMAGHVSVPLYPNLTAESVAQVLEHSEAALAFIGKLDDWPGMSRGVSADLPTISLPLHPPGTFSFSWDDLQNSSPIQDNPTPAADQLATIIYTSGTTGLPKGVMHTFGNLGFATTRGTQLFGLNESDRLLSYLPLCHVAERMFVELASIYTGQTVFFAESLDTFLTDLQRARPTALFGVPRIWTKFQMGVYSKIPAKRLDWLLGLPFIGKRVGHKVLAGLGLDALRIALSGAAPVPQTLLLWYRKLGLDVLEVYGMTESCGYSHIGRPGDNKTGWIGRPCPDVEMRIAETGEVMVRSGATMLGYFKEPQKTADTITADGFLRTGDKGEQDAQGNLRLTGRLKEIFKTSKGKYVAPAPIENRLAVHSRIEQVCVVGDGLSAPLGLCVLSDVGQQDATGAARAGLQSSLEKLLEEVNGALDKHERLRRLVVVKDSWAVENGFLTPTLKIKRNVIEAAYGARFEEWSERNEPVLWQD; encoded by the coding sequence ATGTCTGCTGCTTTCCGTTTGCCGCTGGACGTGTTCTACGAGCGTGAAGCCCGTCATCCCGAGCAGCGATTTCTGGTTCAGCCCAGCGGCGGCGGTCGCGTCGAAACCCTGACCTGGGGCGACGTCGGCCATCAGGCTCGCTGCGCCGCGCACTGGTTGCGCGCGCGGGAATTGCCGCCAGGCAGCCATATTGCCCTGATCTCGAAAAACTGCGCGCACTGGATCGTCGCCGACCTGGCGATCTGGATGGCCGGCCATGTGTCGGTGCCGCTTTACCCCAACCTCACCGCCGAATCCGTGGCTCAGGTGCTGGAGCATTCCGAAGCAGCGCTGGCCTTTATCGGCAAACTCGATGACTGGCCCGGCATGTCGCGCGGCGTCAGTGCTGATTTGCCGACCATCAGCCTGCCACTGCATCCACCCGGCACATTCAGTTTCAGTTGGGACGACCTGCAAAACAGCTCGCCGATTCAGGACAATCCGACGCCGGCCGCCGATCAATTGGCGACGATCATCTACACCTCGGGCACCACCGGCCTGCCCAAAGGCGTGATGCACACCTTTGGCAATCTCGGTTTCGCCACTACGCGCGGCACGCAATTGTTCGGGCTCAACGAGTCGGATCGGCTGCTGTCGTACTTGCCGCTGTGCCATGTGGCCGAGCGCATGTTCGTCGAACTGGCGTCGATCTATACCGGGCAAACCGTGTTCTTCGCCGAGAGCCTCGACACTTTCCTCACCGATTTGCAGCGCGCGCGACCAACCGCGTTGTTCGGCGTGCCGCGCATCTGGACCAAATTCCAGATGGGCGTGTACAGCAAGATCCCGGCGAAACGCCTGGATTGGCTCCTCGGCCTGCCGTTTATTGGCAAGCGAGTCGGGCACAAAGTGCTCGCCGGGCTCGGCCTCGACGCGTTGCGCATTGCCTTGTCGGGGGCCGCGCCGGTGCCACAAACCCTGCTGCTGTGGTACCGCAAATTGGGGCTCGACGTGCTCGAGGTGTATGGCATGACCGAAAGTTGCGGTTACTCGCACATCGGGCGGCCCGGCGACAACAAAACGGGCTGGATCGGCCGGCCATGTCCGGATGTCGAAATGCGGATTGCCGAGACCGGCGAGGTGATGGTGCGCAGCGGTGCGACCATGCTCGGCTATTTCAAGGAACCGCAGAAAACCGCCGACACCATCACTGCCGACGGCTTTCTGCGCACCGGCGACAAAGGTGAGCAGGACGCTCAGGGCAACTTGCGCCTGACCGGGCGCCTGAAGGAAATCTTCAAGACCAGCAAAGGCAAATACGTCGCCCCGGCGCCGATCGAGAATCGGCTGGCGGTGCATTCGCGGATTGAACAAGTGTGCGTGGTCGGCGATGGCTTGAGTGCGCCGCTGGGTTTGTGCGTGCTCTCGGACGTCGGCCAGCAGGACGCGACGGGCGCCGCGCGGGCGGGGTTGCAAAGCAGCCTGGAAAAACTCCTCGAAGAGGTCAACGGCGCGCTCGACAAACATGAGCGCTTGCGCCGATTGGTGGTGGTCAAGGACAGCTGGGCGGTGGAAAACGGCTTCCTCACGCCGACGCTGAAGATCAAGCGCAACGTCATCGAGGCCGCGTATGGCGCGCGTTTCGAAGAATGGAGCGAGCGAAACGAGCCAGTGCTGTGGCAGGATTGA
- a CDS encoding ATP-binding protein produces the protein MTFRRRWDINTRTQIISLGPALLLTLLLISFFTFVRIQDLRQELNHTGQLIANQLAPATEYGVISGNNDVLESLLKATLATPNVRFLEVQDSADRILVYVEQPSESHNRSQQVEVFQAPVRLQRIALNNDFFENTRTSVSAPSEDYLGRVIVGLSNDAFSQRQQEILFKAAILALFALLFTFLLARRLAGSLSQPIRDIGNAVKAIQQGDYSTPLPIVDDTELGALSQHINNLADGLEQASREQQQAMSQLIQTREEAEKANNAKSDFLAMMSHELRTPMNGVLGMLQLLETTDMTEEQVEYAALASESTEHLLKVINDILDFSRIERSELELEHIPFNLADLIGSCAQAFQHSAAQRKLELDLTIPADMRALQVQGDPTRIRQILVNLIGNALKFTEHGRVSIEAQWQSLDHELLWFTCTVRDSGIGIPAASLELMFNAFQQADSSISRRYGGTGLGLPIARTLAERMGGTLRAQSEEGRGSVFTLEIPLALYKQALPPLPSPRAPSGNGHGEGRNVLLVEDNPVNQTVIEAMLRSLGFTVSVATDGEQAVRSAESLIFEAILMDCRLPIIDGYEATRQIRQLPGCLDVPIIALTANALQGDRETCLAAGMNDYLAKPFKRTDLQQILQRWVQ, from the coding sequence ATGACCTTCCGACGCCGTTGGGACATCAACACCCGTACCCAGATCATCAGCCTCGGCCCTGCCCTGTTGCTGACCTTGCTGCTGATCAGTTTCTTCACGTTTGTGCGCATTCAAGACCTGCGCCAGGAGCTCAATCACACCGGGCAACTGATTGCCAATCAACTGGCACCGGCCACCGAATACGGGGTGATTTCCGGCAACAACGATGTGCTCGAAAGCCTGCTCAAAGCTACGCTGGCCACGCCCAATGTGCGTTTCCTCGAAGTGCAGGACAGCGCCGACCGGATTCTGGTGTACGTCGAGCAACCGTCGGAATCGCACAACCGTTCGCAGCAGGTCGAGGTGTTTCAGGCGCCGGTGCGCCTGCAACGGATTGCGCTGAACAACGACTTCTTCGAGAACACCCGCACCTCGGTCAGTGCGCCGAGCGAGGACTACCTGGGCCGGGTGATCGTCGGTCTGTCCAACGATGCCTTCAGCCAGCGCCAGCAAGAGATTTTGTTCAAAGCGGCGATTCTGGCGTTGTTCGCCTTGCTCTTTACTTTCCTGCTGGCGCGACGCTTGGCCGGCAGTCTGTCGCAACCGATCCGCGACATCGGCAACGCGGTCAAGGCCATCCAGCAAGGCGACTACAGCACGCCGCTGCCAATCGTCGATGACACCGAGTTGGGCGCCTTGTCGCAACACATCAACAACCTCGCCGACGGCCTCGAACAGGCCAGCCGCGAACAGCAGCAAGCCATGTCACAGTTGATCCAGACGCGTGAAGAAGCGGAGAAAGCCAACAACGCCAAATCCGATTTCCTGGCGATGATGAGCCACGAATTGCGCACGCCCATGAACGGCGTGCTGGGCATGTTGCAGTTGCTCGAAACCACCGACATGACCGAGGAGCAAGTCGAATACGCGGCGCTGGCCTCGGAGTCGACCGAGCATTTGCTGAAGGTGATCAACGACATTCTCGACTTCTCGCGCATCGAGCGCTCGGAGCTGGAACTGGAGCACATCCCGTTCAACCTCGCGGACTTGATCGGCAGTTGCGCGCAGGCGTTTCAGCACAGCGCGGCGCAACGCAAACTGGAATTGGACCTGACCATCCCCGCAGACATGCGCGCTTTGCAGGTACAGGGCGATCCGACGCGGATCCGGCAGATTCTGGTCAACCTGATCGGCAATGCGCTGAAGTTTACCGAGCACGGCCGCGTGTCCATTGAAGCGCAATGGCAATCGCTGGATCACGAATTGCTGTGGTTCACCTGCACCGTGCGCGACAGCGGCATTGGTATTCCGGCGGCGAGCCTGGAGTTGATGTTCAACGCTTTCCAGCAGGCCGACAGTTCGATTTCCAGACGTTACGGCGGCACCGGGCTGGGCTTGCCGATTGCCCGCACGCTGGCCGAACGCATGGGCGGCACGTTGCGCGCGCAGAGCGAGGAAGGTCGCGGTTCGGTGTTTACCCTGGAAATACCGCTGGCTCTATATAAGCAGGCATTGCCGCCGTTGCCGAGCCCGCGCGCACCGTCGGGCAATGGTCATGGCGAGGGCCGCAATGTGCTGCTGGTGGAGGACAACCCGGTGAACCAGACGGTTATCGAAGCGATGTTGCGCAGTCTCGGTTTCACCGTCAGCGTCGCCACTGACGGCGAGCAAGCAGTGCGCAGTGCCGAGAGCCTGATTTTCGAAGCGATCCTGATGGACTGTCGACTGCCGATTATCGACGGCTACGAAGCAACTCGGCAGATTCGCCAGTTGCCCGGCTGCCTCGACGTGCCGATCATCGCGCTCACCGCCAACGCCTTGCAGGGTGACCGCGAAACTTGTTTGGCGGCGGGTATGAACGATTACCTGGCGAAGCCGTTCAAACGCACTGATCTGCAGCAAATTCTGCAGCGTTGGGTGCAGTAG